From the genome of Dickeya aquatica, one region includes:
- a CDS encoding HAD family hydrolase — protein MNKPVVLSDLDDTLFQTRRKMVDELALEPYRPGALDRSMNARSFMTEEQSMLVDWLLEHADFIPVTARGTQEIARVTIPFRSWAIVTHGAVILTPDGTPDDEWQAQMLVNLSAYRDQLLTLQRDITLLMEKRGVKGWARINYEYDNTPVYLVMKHTDSTRLAELYALGDEIEATFPTAGFYIHRNSNNIAWLPTPVEKGLATQYLLKKLRAERGVFPVIGLGDSLSDHRFMKLCNWFGMPQQSQFAQQISHLIFKEK, from the coding sequence ATGAATAAGCCAGTGGTTCTCTCGGATCTCGACGACACCCTTTTCCAGACTCGCCGAAAAATGGTCGATGAACTGGCGCTTGAACCCTACCGTCCAGGTGCCTTAGACCGTTCCATGAATGCCCGCAGTTTTATGACCGAAGAACAGTCTATGCTGGTTGACTGGCTGCTCGAACACGCAGATTTTATCCCAGTCACCGCACGGGGGACGCAAGAAATCGCCCGCGTAACCATTCCATTTCGCTCATGGGCCATCGTGACACACGGTGCAGTGATACTGACACCGGATGGAACACCGGACGATGAGTGGCAGGCACAGATGTTGGTTAACCTATCAGCATATAGAGATCAACTACTTACCTTACAACGTGACATTACCTTACTCATGGAAAAACGCGGTGTGAAAGGGTGGGCGCGAATCAACTATGAATATGACAATACACCGGTGTATCTGGTGATGAAGCACACAGACAGCACCCGACTGGCAGAGCTTTATGCCCTTGGCGATGAAATCGAAGCCACCTTCCCGACGGCCGGTTTTTATATTCATCGCAACAGCAACAATATTGCCTGGTTACCGACACCGGTAGAAAAAGGGCTCGCAACCCAGTACCTGCTGAAAAAACTTCGCGCCGAGCGCGGCGTTTTTCCTGTTATTGGTCTGGGAGACAGCCTGAGTGACCATCGTTTCATGAAGCTGTGTAACTGGTTTGGCATGCCTCAACAGAGTCAATTTGCCCAACAAATCAGCCACCTCATTTTCAAAGAGAAATAA
- a CDS encoding cysteine protease StiP family protein translates to MPLFTPFSGSYLPDDVHFLLQPVEMEMTPVEQKEQLIQSGAKHYSEMLSQEPEPTRWHLDLFARALEQGATRLAREVVMLAKALSNRFGDTPIVLVSLVRAGVPLGVMLHQALRDMGKPSHHYGVSIIRDRGIDETAMDWIEGRHGTEGVVFVDGWTGKGAITGELRRSLASRSGYPKDPRLVVLADPCGVSWLAASDDDWLIPFGIMGAPVSGLISRSIWSSEGLHGCVRCEHLRQFECSRLLVDTVADCRNALDLDAIPASQWQPEQFVALKSQSEQIICSLAKEYNISSINRIKPGIAEATRAVLRRVPEHVLVRSVHDPDVALLVYLAREKNITITEVGDHIGQYRAITIIKKVH, encoded by the coding sequence ATGCCGTTATTTACCCCTTTTTCCGGCTCTTACTTGCCCGATGACGTTCACTTCCTGCTTCAACCGGTTGAAATGGAAATGACGCCTGTAGAGCAAAAAGAACAGCTCATTCAGTCTGGTGCCAAACATTACTCCGAGATGTTAAGCCAGGAGCCAGAGCCAACCCGCTGGCATCTTGACTTGTTTGCACGCGCTCTGGAGCAAGGGGCGACGCGCCTGGCAAGAGAGGTAGTGATGCTCGCCAAAGCGCTGTCAAATCGCTTCGGCGATACGCCGATTGTCCTGGTCAGTCTGGTAAGGGCCGGTGTGCCTCTTGGCGTGATGTTGCATCAAGCGCTGCGCGATATGGGCAAACCGTCGCACCACTATGGTGTCAGCATCATTAGGGATCGCGGCATTGATGAAACGGCAATGGACTGGATTGAGGGCCGACACGGCACAGAAGGCGTGGTATTTGTCGATGGCTGGACGGGCAAAGGGGCGATTACCGGCGAGCTTCGCCGCTCGCTGGCATCTCGTTCAGGATACCCGAAAGATCCTCGCCTCGTTGTTCTGGCGGATCCCTGCGGTGTATCCTGGCTCGCTGCCAGTGACGATGACTGGCTAATCCCCTTCGGTATTATGGGAGCCCCGGTATCCGGGCTTATCTCTCGTTCCATCTGGTCATCAGAAGGATTGCATGGCTGTGTGCGGTGCGAGCATCTGCGCCAGTTCGAGTGCAGCCGCCTGTTGGTCGATACCGTTGCGGATTGCCGAAACGCGCTTGATTTGGACGCTATCCCCGCCAGTCAGTGGCAGCCGGAGCAGTTTGTTGCGTTGAAATCACAAAGTGAGCAGATAATCTGTTCGCTGGCTAAAGAGTACAATATCTCCAGTATTAATCGGATTAAACCCGGTATTGCAGAAGCCACTCGGGCAGTTTTACGCCGCGTCCCCGAGCACGTTCTTGTCCGTTCAGTGCATGACCCTGACGTTGCTCTGCTGGTGTACTTAGCCCGTGAAAAAAATATCACTATCACAGAGGTGGGTGACCATATCGGGCAGTATCGGGCCATCACCATTATCAAAAAGGTTCACTGA
- a CDS encoding HpcH/HpaI aldolase/citrate lyase family protein produces MTKRLSPYRLGATLYMPATRSDIATSVLNNEIAGLRSVVICLEDAVSEDDLPASMDNLKQILMTLRSARAEGQGAQWPLIFIRPRHIQMGKDLTTSCDLSPIDGFVLPKFTLTSLPEWWGIMKDTHLCLMPTLETADVFDVMHMRKLATTLAGHPCRDRIIALRIGGNDLMNVISLRRPRNLTLYDSPMGYVIKMLVAVFGKHDFALTSPVCEHIDDHDIMERELALDMAHGLVGKTAIHPNQIAKIERALMVTPADHEDALRILNSTQAVFKSQGAMCEPATHRRWAVRVLEQAQIYGIAPEDSPEGVRLVTLTTQH; encoded by the coding sequence ATGACAAAGAGACTATCGCCTTACCGGCTAGGGGCCACGCTCTACATGCCTGCGACGCGTTCTGACATCGCCACCAGCGTGCTGAATAATGAAATTGCAGGGCTGCGTTCGGTGGTCATTTGTCTTGAGGACGCGGTCAGTGAAGACGATCTCCCTGCGTCGATGGATAATTTAAAGCAGATACTGATGACATTACGGTCTGCCCGGGCGGAGGGACAAGGTGCCCAATGGCCTCTCATCTTTATTCGCCCCCGCCACATACAAATGGGTAAAGACCTGACGACATCTTGTGATTTATCACCGATTGATGGCTTTGTGCTGCCCAAGTTTACCCTCACGTCGTTGCCGGAATGGTGGGGCATCATGAAAGATACGCATCTGTGCCTGATGCCGACACTCGAAACAGCAGATGTCTTCGATGTGATGCACATGCGCAAGCTCGCCACGACCCTGGCCGGGCACCCTTGTCGTGATCGCATCATTGCATTGCGTATTGGCGGAAATGACCTGATGAACGTCATTTCGCTGCGTCGCCCACGCAATCTGACGCTTTATGACAGCCCGATGGGCTACGTCATCAAGATGCTGGTGGCCGTTTTCGGAAAACACGATTTTGCCCTGACCTCGCCAGTCTGCGAGCACATTGATGACCATGACATTATGGAGCGTGAATTGGCGCTCGATATGGCACACGGACTGGTCGGCAAAACCGCCATTCACCCGAATCAGATTGCCAAAATTGAGCGAGCGTTAATGGTGACGCCAGCCGACCATGAAGACGCGCTGCGCATTCTGAACTCCACTCAGGCGGTGTTTAAATCGCAAGGCGCGATGTGTGAACCGGCCACCCACCGACGCTGGGCGGTAAGGGTGCTTGAGCAGGCTCAGATTTATGGCATAGCACCAGAAGATTCGCCGGAAGGGGTACGACTGGTAACACTCACAACCCAGCACTGA
- a CDS encoding DMT family transporter, whose amino-acid sequence MKNAYSKGVLCCLIATLSWGATFPIMTSALVRFDPYTFTTLRYGFAGIALLIALYVREGKAGLSLKGERVGLAWLLGSAAFVGFGFFVFLGQKMAGENGALTTSIMMATMPMLGILVNWVLRKVAPPAISIGLIMMSFFGVMTVITKGHYSSLFNSPANYKANLLIIFGALCWVIYTVGASFFPTWSAIKYTALTTFLGMSSVLVINGALYLSGVIPVPSVSDFLFVIPHVVYTAIVASFIGILCWNIGNKILTPLNGVLFMDVVPITAFSISAIIGVEPGIPEITGACITGSALIINNLYLRYHSPRNVVIPVRSH is encoded by the coding sequence ATGAAAAACGCTTACTCGAAAGGTGTGCTCTGCTGCCTCATCGCTACATTATCATGGGGGGCAACATTTCCAATTATGACCAGCGCTCTCGTGCGTTTTGACCCTTACACCTTCACCACGCTACGTTATGGTTTCGCTGGAATTGCATTATTAATTGCATTATATGTGCGCGAAGGAAAAGCTGGATTGAGTCTAAAAGGTGAACGCGTTGGTCTGGCCTGGTTATTAGGTTCTGCCGCATTTGTTGGGTTTGGTTTTTTCGTCTTTCTGGGCCAAAAAATGGCGGGGGAAAATGGCGCACTGACGACTTCAATTATGATGGCGACGATGCCAATGTTGGGTATTCTTGTTAATTGGGTGTTACGTAAGGTTGCGCCTCCTGCTATATCTATTGGGTTAATCATGATGTCATTTTTTGGGGTGATGACGGTGATTACTAAAGGGCATTATAGTAGTTTGTTTAATTCCCCCGCTAACTATAAAGCTAACCTTCTTATTATTTTTGGTGCGCTCTGTTGGGTTATCTATACGGTAGGCGCTTCATTTTTTCCTACCTGGTCTGCTATAAAATATACCGCATTGACAACATTTTTGGGGATGAGCAGTGTACTGGTTATTAATGGTGCTTTATATCTAAGTGGAGTAATACCAGTGCCATCAGTGAGTGATTTTTTATTTGTTATCCCTCACGTTGTTTACACAGCAATAGTGGCCAGTTTTATCGGGATACTTTGCTGGAATATTGGCAACAAAATTCTGACTCCATTAAATGGAGTCCTTTTTATGGATGTTGTACCCATTACTGCTTTCTCGATTTCAGCAATCATAGGTGTGGAACCTGGCATCCCTGAGATTACTGGCGCTTGTATCACTGGGTCTGCTCTTATAATTAATAATTTATACCTTAGATATCATAGTCCTAGAAATGTTGTCATCCCTGTGCGTAGTCACTGA
- a CDS encoding 4-oxalocrotonate tautomerase, protein MPILRLEMQPGRTDEQKHNFVREVTNVAVETLKCKPESVDVMIIEIPKTHWAKGGELPTN, encoded by the coding sequence ATGCCAATCCTACGTTTAGAAATGCAGCCAGGTCGGACTGATGAACAAAAACACAATTTTGTACGCGAAGTGACTAACGTTGCGGTTGAAACCTTAAAATGTAAACCGGAGAGTGTTGATGTGATGATTATTGAGATACCAAAAACCCATTGGGCAAAAGGGGGAGAACTACCAACAAATTAG
- a CDS encoding LysR family transcriptional regulator — MEMFVRVVECGSFTAAADISGVSTTMVAKQIRAIEQRLGARLLHRTTRWQQMTEVGQLYFDRCRRVLAEVSLAENSAMELQATPKGLIRMISPVSFGSQRLVPELSVYMSRNPEVDIMLTLDNRVSNLIDGNYELGIRIGEVNQPGVVARPLRPYRRILAASPDYIKQHGVPEHPSQLTHHSCLGISYWLHQYRWDLIGPDGEVFQAFVNGRFMSNQGNALRIAALNGCGIVLQPESILMEDISQGRLVQVLPDWSYKPTPMYLIYHQDSRPSIKLRSAIDFLIQRFGSDQHRNAD, encoded by the coding sequence ATGGAGATGTTTGTCAGGGTGGTTGAATGCGGTAGTTTTACGGCTGCTGCTGATATCAGCGGCGTATCAACAACCATGGTTGCCAAGCAAATTCGTGCGATTGAACAAAGGCTTGGTGCTCGTTTACTGCATCGAACAACGCGATGGCAACAGATGACGGAGGTCGGGCAACTCTACTTTGATCGCTGTCGAAGAGTGTTGGCTGAAGTGTCGCTTGCCGAAAATAGTGCAATGGAATTACAGGCAACGCCCAAAGGTTTGATTCGCATGATTTCACCTGTCAGTTTTGGCAGCCAGCGCTTAGTACCAGAACTGAGTGTGTATATGTCAAGAAACCCAGAAGTCGATATTATGTTAACGTTGGATAACCGGGTTTCAAATTTAATTGACGGGAATTACGAGCTGGGTATTCGGATTGGTGAAGTCAATCAGCCCGGTGTCGTCGCCAGGCCGCTGCGTCCCTATCGCCGGATATTGGCCGCATCGCCAGACTATATCAAGCAACACGGTGTGCCAGAGCACCCAAGTCAACTGACTCACCACAGTTGTCTGGGGATATCTTATTGGTTACATCAGTACCGCTGGGATCTGATCGGGCCTGATGGCGAAGTGTTTCAGGCTTTTGTTAACGGTCGTTTTATGTCTAATCAAGGTAATGCACTCAGGATTGCCGCACTTAATGGCTGCGGCATTGTCCTGCAACCTGAATCGATTTTGATGGAAGATATATCTCAAGGTCGGCTAGTACAGGTGCTCCCTGACTGGTCATATAAACCAACACCGATGTACCTGATTTATCATCAGGATAGCCGACCCTCAATAAAATTACGCAGTGCGATCGATTTTCTCATCCAACGCTTTGGTTCTGACCAGCACCGTAATGCTGATTAA
- a CDS encoding MATE family efflux transporter, whose amino-acid sequence MTTAMLSGPILTVMLRLALPTVAVLVVQTLVGVIETYFVSSLGADVLAGVAVVFPVLMLMQMMANGGIGGGLSSAVARASGAGRWQDAQALVWHGVIIAAVMGVAFAAALLIAGEALYHMMGVNGPALAAALTYSALVFAGAPLVWLVALLSAALRGVGDTKTPARITLLGGVMLLPLSPVLILGWGPVPSFGVAGAGMAILIYYVFSALLLVRHMRSANSVIRLLMTPLSARLFKDILGVGLLSAIGTVQINLTVAIVTAVVGRFGSDAIAGYGIASRLDYLQIPLLFGLGTAIMTMVGVNLGAGQVQRAQRIAWAGAAVAFAFTEIIGLGVAIYPHSWLTLFSDDPSILAAGTSYLQNVAPFYGAIGVGMALYFAGQGAKRVLWPVLAGTARMLIAAFAGWLAVTQFGAELPSLFRIVALSACVYGAMTLVASVIAGREAVVQSGN is encoded by the coding sequence TTGACCACGGCTATGTTGTCCGGGCCAATCCTGACCGTCATGCTGCGTCTGGCACTGCCGACGGTTGCTGTGCTGGTGGTGCAGACGCTGGTGGGCGTAATAGAAACCTATTTTGTGAGTTCGCTGGGTGCCGATGTGCTGGCTGGCGTAGCCGTTGTCTTTCCGGTGTTAATGCTGATGCAGATGATGGCGAATGGCGGCATCGGCGGCGGTTTGTCTTCGGCTGTGGCTCGGGCATCCGGCGCGGGTCGATGGCAGGATGCTCAGGCGCTGGTGTGGCACGGTGTGATTATTGCGGCTGTGATGGGCGTGGCTTTTGCCGCTGCTTTGCTCATCGCTGGTGAGGCGCTATATCACATGATGGGTGTTAACGGGCCTGCACTTGCGGCGGCCTTGACCTATTCCGCTTTGGTATTTGCCGGTGCGCCACTGGTGTGGCTGGTGGCATTGCTGTCGGCTGCACTACGTGGGGTGGGCGATACGAAAACACCGGCGCGTATTACGTTGCTCGGGGGCGTCATGCTGCTGCCGTTATCCCCCGTGCTGATACTGGGGTGGGGGCCTGTACCGTCATTTGGCGTCGCCGGGGCGGGTATGGCGATCCTTATCTATTACGTTTTTTCTGCCTTATTGCTGGTCAGGCACATGCGCTCGGCGAACAGTGTTATCAGGCTATTGATGACGCCGCTAAGCGCACGATTGTTTAAAGATATTCTTGGCGTGGGTTTACTCTCGGCCATTGGCACGGTGCAAATCAATCTGACGGTTGCCATCGTGACTGCTGTCGTCGGCCGCTTTGGGTCTGATGCGATTGCCGGGTATGGCATTGCCTCAAGGCTGGATTATCTGCAAATTCCCCTGCTGTTTGGTCTTGGCACGGCCATCATGACCATGGTGGGAGTCAATCTTGGTGCGGGGCAAGTGCAACGTGCACAACGTATCGCCTGGGCAGGGGCCGCGGTTGCGTTTGCGTTTACAGAGATCATCGGGCTTGGCGTAGCCATATATCCACACAGTTGGCTGACGCTATTTAGTGACGATCCATCGATTCTGGCTGCGGGCACAAGCTACCTGCAAAACGTGGCACCGTTCTATGGCGCTATTGGCGTTGGCATGGCGCTCTACTTTGCCGGTCAGGGCGCGAAACGCGTACTCTGGCCGGTCCTTGCCGGAACCGCTCGCATGCTCATTGCCGCCTTTGCCGGGTGGCTGGCGGTGACACAATTTGGTGCTGAGTTGCCATCGCTGTTCAGGATTGTCGCGCTGAGCGCGTGTGTTTATGGTGCGATGACGCTGGTAGCCAGCGTTATCGCTGGGCGAGAGGCTGTTGTGCAATCGGGAAACTGA
- a CDS encoding efflux transporter outer membrane subunit, with the protein MLSKPPFIVLTLAGLLTGCAVGPDYTRPTLPMQEKYLGQADVNQRHATDHAGLLTWWARFGDPQLTRFVTQALQQNLSLAQASARVGQARAGLGAAWAALLPSGTLSAQASRAYQSVETPLGKALNSTPGFDRYGNAYEANLGVSWELDVFGGLRRGREAALAEYQASEAGAVATRLAVAAQTADIYITIRGLQARLSVARRQIQTQQELLSTINRLYDKGLAAELQVRQAEGALAQVQASVPELQTALDAAMNALDVMLGSAPGTHRAVLAEASAIPVAPQLTATGSPGELLRRRPDLIVAERQLAASSAGIGVAMAEYYPKFSLSGLLGSATTASGNNVFSGGASQSAGVAGLRWRLFDFGRINAQINQAKGQQAERLAAYRLAVLHATEDVENAVSARVNREAQADVLTQGVNALSRARDVAFAAYQQGTVSLIEVLQADDNVLRASDARLQAQTESARAAVAVFKALGGGWQPGDSGATSPVTPASHGV; encoded by the coding sequence ATGTTATCTAAGCCCCCCTTCATCGTCCTTACCTTGGCCGGTCTGTTAACCGGCTGCGCGGTCGGCCCTGACTACACCCGGCCGACGCTACCCATGCAGGAAAAATACCTTGGTCAGGCGGACGTTAATCAACGACATGCAACTGATCATGCCGGGCTTCTGACGTGGTGGGCGAGATTTGGCGATCCGCAATTAACCCGATTTGTTACGCAGGCGCTGCAACAGAATCTCTCTCTCGCACAAGCTTCCGCTCGCGTCGGGCAGGCCCGTGCCGGGCTTGGGGCCGCATGGGCCGCACTGCTGCCTTCCGGCACGCTTTCTGCTCAGGCGAGCCGGGCTTACCAGTCTGTCGAGACTCCGTTGGGGAAAGCACTGAATTCGACACCCGGTTTTGATCGCTACGGCAATGCTTACGAGGCGAACCTCGGCGTGAGCTGGGAACTGGACGTGTTCGGCGGATTACGCCGTGGGCGCGAAGCCGCACTCGCCGAGTATCAGGCATCTGAGGCGGGGGCTGTGGCAACGCGTCTGGCCGTGGCGGCACAGACTGCTGACATCTATATCACGATCCGTGGGTTACAGGCTCGCCTGAGCGTTGCCCGCCGACAGATTCAGACGCAGCAGGAATTGCTCTCGACCATCAACCGCTTGTATGACAAAGGATTGGCGGCGGAACTTCAGGTAAGGCAGGCCGAAGGCGCACTGGCGCAGGTGCAGGCATCCGTGCCGGAGTTACAGACCGCGCTGGATGCGGCGATGAATGCACTGGATGTGATGCTGGGCTCAGCGCCTGGCACACACCGTGCTGTGCTGGCTGAGGCCAGCGCCATCCCCGTCGCGCCGCAACTCACTGCGACCGGCTCACCGGGCGAATTGCTCCGGCGCAGACCAGACCTGATTGTGGCCGAGCGCCAATTAGCGGCCTCCAGCGCCGGTATCGGCGTTGCGATGGCGGAGTATTACCCCAAATTTTCTCTCAGCGGGTTGCTCGGCAGCGCGACGACGGCGTCCGGTAACAATGTGTTCAGCGGTGGGGCCAGTCAATCGGCCGGTGTGGCAGGGCTGCGCTGGCGGCTGTTCGATTTTGGCCGCATCAATGCGCAGATTAATCAGGCCAAAGGTCAGCAGGCAGAGAGGCTGGCGGCGTATCGACTGGCGGTACTGCATGCCACGGAAGATGTAGAAAATGCTGTCTCGGCACGGGTCAACCGGGAAGCGCAGGCTGATGTGCTGACGCAAGGGGTGAATGCGTTAAGCCGGGCGCGTGATGTCGCGTTTGCCGCCTATCAGCAAGGCACCGTCAGCCTGATAGAGGTGCTGCAAGCCGATGACAATGTGCTGCGGGCCTCTGATGCGCGCCTACAGGCGCAAACCGAATCTGCCCGCGCTGCGGTAGCAGTTTTTAAAGCGCTTGGCGGCGGCTGGCAACCCGGTGACTCGGGCGCGACATCACCCGTCACGCCCGCCAGTCATGGCGTTTAA
- a CDS encoding TetR/AcrR family transcriptional regulator — protein MSKENPYPVSNRGPADHDVRDQIVSAATEHFSRYGYEKTTVSDLAKSIGFSKAYIYKFFSSKQVIGEMICANCLRKIEAEVRAAIDEADRPPEKLRRMFKAIIESSLRLFFQDRKLYEIAASSARERWQSAIAYEERIQALLQEILLAGRQSGDFERKTPLDEATAAIYLVMRPYLNPLMLQHSFDYTGEAPAQLSSLVLRSLSP, from the coding sequence ATGAGTAAGGAAAATCCTTATCCCGTGTCGAACCGGGGCCCGGCCGACCATGATGTACGCGATCAGATAGTGAGTGCAGCAACCGAGCACTTCAGCCGCTATGGCTATGAAAAAACAACGGTGTCTGACCTCGCTAAATCGATCGGCTTCTCGAAGGCTTACATTTACAAGTTCTTCTCCTCCAAGCAGGTCATTGGTGAGATGATTTGCGCCAACTGCCTGAGAAAGATAGAGGCTGAAGTGCGTGCCGCCATCGACGAAGCTGACCGGCCGCCGGAAAAATTGCGGCGGATGTTTAAAGCCATCATCGAATCAAGCCTGCGGTTATTTTTTCAGGACAGGAAGCTGTATGAAATAGCCGCGTCTTCGGCCCGCGAACGCTGGCAATCGGCGATAGCCTACGAGGAGCGTATTCAGGCGCTGTTGCAGGAGATCTTGCTGGCGGGCCGACAAAGCGGGGATTTTGAACGCAAAACGCCGCTTGATGAAGCGACGGCTGCGATTTACCTCGTCATGCGTCCTTACCTCAATCCGCTGATGTTACAGCACAGTTTTGATTACACCGGGGAAGCGCCAGCGCAGTTGTCCAGCCTGGTTCTGCGCAGCCTGTCGCCCTAG
- a CDS encoding efflux RND transporter periplasmic adaptor subunit: MARRRLLSFAVICALPLALAACGEKAPSDPRTQAPLVRTAIIQEAGIESLSFTGTVAARIESDLGFRVSGKVLERLVDTGQAVKRGQPLMRLDPVDLELAARAQQEAVSAARARAQQTAEDEARYRGLRGTGAISASAYDQVKAAADAAKAQLSAAQAQAEVAHNASRYAVLLADGDGIVMETLAEPGQVVNAGQTVVRLAQAGQREAVIQLPETLRPALGSTGLATRFGKEDTRIPATLRQLSNTADRLTRTFEARYVLQGELANAPLGTTVTIQIPKEQRAAQESTLVPLAALFDAGKGPGVWVIHGEPATVAWRAVAIQNVGDDTARVTGQIKPGEQIVALGVHLLHEGEPVRVAEIASKSAVAGGRP, from the coding sequence ATGGCTCGTCGCCGCCTCCTTTCATTTGCAGTCATCTGCGCATTGCCGCTTGCCCTGGCCGCTTGCGGTGAAAAAGCACCATCCGATCCACGTACTCAGGCACCGCTGGTGCGTACCGCAATCATTCAGGAGGCGGGCATTGAATCACTCTCTTTCACGGGCACCGTGGCTGCCAGAATCGAGAGCGATTTAGGGTTTCGAGTCTCCGGCAAGGTGCTGGAGCGGTTGGTGGATACCGGGCAAGCGGTCAAACGTGGGCAACCCCTGATGCGCCTTGATCCTGTCGATTTGGAACTTGCCGCGCGAGCCCAGCAAGAGGCGGTATCCGCCGCCCGGGCACGGGCGCAGCAAACCGCTGAAGACGAAGCGCGCTATCGCGGTCTGCGGGGAACCGGTGCAATATCAGCCTCTGCCTATGACCAGGTAAAAGCGGCGGCAGATGCGGCAAAAGCCCAGCTCAGTGCCGCACAAGCCCAGGCCGAGGTGGCCCATAATGCCAGCCGCTACGCGGTTCTGCTCGCCGATGGCGATGGCATCGTCATGGAGACGCTGGCGGAGCCAGGTCAGGTAGTGAATGCCGGGCAAACCGTGGTTCGTCTGGCTCAGGCCGGGCAGCGTGAAGCGGTTATCCAGTTACCGGAAACATTGCGCCCGGCGCTCGGTTCAACAGGGCTGGCAACGCGCTTTGGCAAAGAAGACACTCGTATTCCGGCCACACTCCGGCAACTGTCCAATACCGCAGACAGGCTGACACGCACATTTGAGGCGCGCTATGTGCTGCAAGGGGAGTTGGCCAACGCACCGCTGGGCACCACGGTGACCATCCAGATCCCAAAAGAACAGCGCGCCGCGCAAGAGAGCACGCTGGTGCCTCTGGCTGCACTGTTTGATGCCGGTAAAGGGCCTGGCGTGTGGGTCATTCACGGCGAACCGGCCACGGTAGCCTGGCGAGCGGTCGCCATTCAGAATGTGGGAGACGACACCGCGCGCGTCACCGGACAGATAAAGCCAGGTGAACAGATAGTCGCCCTGGGTGTGCACCTGTTGCATGAGGGGGAGCCTGTTCGGGTCGCGGAGATAGCGTCCAAGAGTGCTGTAGCAGGAGGTCGTCCGTGA